Proteins from one Pseudomonas sp. KBS0710 genomic window:
- the rapA gene encoding RNA polymerase-associated protein RapA translates to MAQQYQPGQRWISDSEAELGLGTVLAQDGRLLTVLYPATGDTRQYALRNAPLTRVRFSPGDSITHFEGWKMTVQEVDDVDGLLVYHGLNGQNEQVTLPETQLSNFIQFRLASDRLFAGQIDPLAWFSLRYHTLEHTSRQLQSSLWGLGGVRAQPIAHQLHIAREVADRIAPRVLLADEVGLGKTIEAGLVIHRQLLSGRANRVLILVPENLQHQWLVEMRRRFNLQVALFDEERFIESDATNPFEDTQLALVALEWLVDDEKAQDALFAAGWDLLVVDEAHHLVWHEEKASPEYALVEQLAEVIPGVLLLTATPEQLGQDSHFARLRLLDPNRFHDLHAFRAESENYRPVAEAVQELLDKGRLSPKAHKTIQGFLGDEGEALLTAVNDGDTEASARLVRELLDRHGTGRVLFRNTRAAVQGFPERKLHAYPLPNPDEYLELPLGEHAELYPEVSFQSQPDVEEENRWWRFDPRVEWLIDQLKMLKRTKVLVICAHAETAMDLEDALRVRSGIPATVFHEGMNILERDRAAAYFADEEFGAQVLICSEIGSEGRNFQFSHHLVLFDLPSHPDLLEQRIGRLDRIGQKHVIELHLPYLETSPQERLFQWYHEALNAFLNTCPTGNALQHQFGPRLLPLLENADDGEWQALIDEARAERERLEQELHTGRDRLLELNSGGAGEGDALVEDILEQDDQFALPIYMETLFDAFGIDSEDHSENALILKPSEKMLDASFPLGDDEGVTITYDRNQALSREDMQFITWEHPMVQGGMDLVLSGSMGNTAVALIKNKALKPGTVLLELLYVSEVVAPRSLQLGRYLPPAALRCLLDTNGNDLSGRVSFETLNDQLESVPRASANKFVQAQRDQLTPRINAGEEKITPRHAERVAEAKRRLAADTDEELARLTALQAVNPTVRDSELVALRQQREQGLAMLDKAALRLEAIRVLVAG, encoded by the coding sequence ATGGCGCAGCAGTATCAACCGGGGCAACGCTGGATTAGTGACAGCGAAGCAGAGCTGGGGTTAGGCACCGTTCTGGCACAGGACGGGCGCTTGTTGACCGTGCTCTATCCGGCCACTGGCGACACTCGTCAGTATGCGCTACGGAATGCGCCCCTCACTCGTGTGAGGTTTTCGCCGGGTGACAGCATCACCCATTTCGAAGGCTGGAAAATGACCGTACAGGAAGTCGACGACGTCGATGGCCTGCTGGTCTACCACGGCCTCAATGGGCAGAACGAGCAGGTCACCCTGCCGGAAACCCAACTGTCGAACTTCATCCAGTTCCGTCTGGCCAGCGACCGTCTGTTCGCCGGGCAGATCGACCCGCTGGCCTGGTTCTCGCTGCGCTACCACACGCTGGAACACACCAGCCGTCAGTTGCAGTCCTCGCTGTGGGGCTTGGGCGGCGTGCGTGCGCAACCTATTGCTCACCAACTGCACATCGCCCGCGAAGTCGCTGACCGTATCGCGCCACGGGTATTGCTGGCCGACGAAGTGGGCCTGGGCAAGACCATCGAAGCGGGCCTGGTGATCCATCGCCAACTGCTGTCGGGCCGCGCCAACCGCGTGCTGATCCTGGTACCGGAAAACCTCCAGCACCAGTGGCTGGTGGAAATGCGCCGCCGCTTTAACCTGCAGGTTGCGCTGTTCGACGAAGAACGTTTTATCGAAAGCGATGCCACCAACCCGTTCGAAGACACCCAGCTGGCGCTGGTAGCCCTGGAATGGCTGGTGGACGACGAGAAGGCCCAGGACGCGCTGTTCGCCGCCGGCTGGGACCTGCTGGTGGTCGACGAAGCCCACCACTTGGTGTGGCATGAAGAAAAAGCCAGCCCGGAATACGCGCTGGTCGAGCAACTGGCCGAAGTGATCCCTGGCGTGTTGCTGCTCACCGCCACCCCGGAACAACTGGGCCAGGACAGCCACTTCGCGCGCCTGCGCCTGTTGGACCCGAACCGCTTCCACGACCTGCACGCCTTCCGCGCCGAAAGCGAGAACTATCGCCCGGTAGCCGAAGCCGTACAGGAGTTGCTGGACAAGGGCCGCCTGTCGCCAAAAGCGCACAAAACCATCCAGGGTTTCCTCGGTGACGAAGGTGAAGCACTGCTCACCGCCGTCAACGATGGCGACACCGAAGCCAGCGCACGCCTGGTGCGTGAGCTGCTCGACCGCCACGGCACCGGCCGCGTATTGTTCCGTAACACCCGCGCCGCCGTGCAGGGTTTTCCGGAGCGCAAGCTGCACGCTTACCCGCTGCCAAACCCGGACGAATACCTGGAACTGCCGCTGGGCGAACACGCCGAGCTGTACCCGGAAGTCAGCTTCCAGTCGCAGCCGGATGTTGAAGAAGAAAACCGCTGGTGGCGTTTCGACCCGCGCGTCGAGTGGCTGATCGACCAGCTGAAAATGCTCAAGCGCACCAAAGTGCTGGTGATCTGCGCCCACGCCGAAACCGCCATGGACCTGGAAGACGCCCTGCGCGTGCGCTCCGGCATCCCGGCCACGGTGTTCCACGAGGGCATGAACATCCTCGAGCGTGACCGCGCCGCTGCCTACTTCGCAGACGAAGAGTTCGGCGCCCAGGTGCTGATCTGCTCGGAAATCGGCAGTGAAGGCCGTAACTTCCAGTTCTCCCACCACTTGGTGCTGTTCGACCTGCCGTCCCACCCCGACCTGCTGGAACAGCGGATCGGCCGTCTGGACCGGATCGGCCAGAAGCATGTGATCGAACTGCACCTGCCGTACCTGGAAACCAGCCCGCAAGAGCGCCTGTTCCAGTGGTATCACGAAGCGCTGAACGCGTTCCTCAACACCTGCCCGACCGGCAACGCCTTGCAGCATCAGTTTGGCCCGCGTCTGCTGCCGCTGCTGGAAAACGCCGACGACGGCGAGTGGCAAGCCCTGATCGACGAAGCGCGTGCCGAGCGCGAGCGTCTGGAACAGGAACTGCACACCGGTCGCGACCGTTTGCTGGAGCTCAACTCCGGCGGCGCGGGTGAAGGCGATGCGCTGGTGGAAGACATTCTTGAGCAAGACGACCAGTTCGCCCTGCCGATCTATATGGAAACCCTGTTCGACGCCTTCGGCATCGACAGCGAAGACCATTCGGAAAACGCACTGATCCTCAAGCCCAGCGAAAAAATGCTCGACGCCAGCTTCCCCCTGGGCGACGACGAAGGTGTGACCATCACCTACGACCGTAACCAGGCGCTGTCGCGTGAAGACATGCAGTTCATCACCTGGGAACACCCGATGGTGCAAGGCGGCATGGACCTGGTGCTGTCCGGCTCGATGGGCAACACCGCCGTGGCGCTGATCAAGAACAAGGCGCTCAAGCCGGGCACCGTGTTGCTGGAACTGCTTTACGTCAGTGAAGTGGTTGCCCCGCGCTCGCTGCAACTGGGCCGTTACCTGCCGCCGGCGGCGCTGCGCTGCCTGCTGGACACCAATGGCAATGACCTGTCGGGCCGTGTGTCGTTTGAAACGTTGAACGACCAGCTGGAAAGCGTGCCACGCGCCAGCGCCAACAAGTTCGTGCAGGCCCAGCGCGATCAGCTCACGCCGCGCATCAATGCCGGCGAAGAGAAGATCACCCCGCGTCACGCCGAGCGTGTGGCCGAGGCCAAACGTCGCCTGGCAGCCGACACCGACGAAGAACTGGCGCGCCTGACCGCGTTGCAAGCGGTCAACCCGACCGTGCGCGACAGCGAGCTGGTGGCCCTGCGCCAACAGCGCGAGCAAGGCCTGGCCATGCTCGACAAGGCGGCGCTGCGGTTGGAAGCGATTCGGGTGTTGGTGGCGGGTTGA
- a CDS encoding bifunctional diguanylate cyclase/phosphodiesterase gives MEWLGLHFFTDLPENGHLLLNCSHNPFLVLLAYLVACAAGFGTLDMAERVGHVEDPTARRHWRWLGAGCLAGGIWSTHFISMLAFQAPIAIHYELLMTFASLVIALIASLFAMQTLSHTHLRFHQYLLASVWMGIGIALMHYVGMSAMRSQADVYFGTDLFLASVAIAIGASLAALLLSSYLRTGSGVFHQLLKYAASLVLGAGILSMHFTGMAAMQMLVPTGADLSLPLDNNPIQLGLSVAVITLLVIGSSVSAALADKKLQHKERDLRRVNALLSELDQARASLQQVAHFDALTSLLNRRGFNQIFAEKVAEKTASNGMMAVIFLDIDHFKRINDSLGHDAGDQLLTVLAGHIKGSVRSHEDVVARFGGDEFCILINIHHRDEARHLAQRIMQKMKEPIELAGRRMVMTTSIGISLFPDDGLTCEELLKTADLALYQSKDAGRNSLNFFSSNLKTRAFLELQLEEELRAALRGRNELVLFYQPIFDMKLGKVTRLEALVRWQHPQHGLLAPDRFIGIAENNGLIAELDHWVLRQACHDLSLLSDRGYTELTMAVNCSALNLARDELADEIEAALRFAGITASRLELEVTENALMGNISSTLALLRQIRALGVSLAIDDFGTGYSSLAYLKRLPLNTLKIDRSFIQDIPKSTADVEIVQAIIGMAHTLHLQVVTEGVETQAQFELLLKHGCDYIQGYLLSPAVPLSDVVGVIQGIQMRNPLYPFSVEGNKEALAPKDTGAGRIGPPSIVRPIR, from the coding sequence ATGGAATGGCTGGGTCTGCATTTTTTTACCGACCTGCCAGAGAATGGGCATTTATTACTCAATTGCAGTCATAACCCGTTCCTGGTGCTACTGGCGTATCTGGTTGCTTGCGCAGCCGGCTTCGGCACGCTGGACATGGCTGAACGCGTCGGCCATGTCGAAGACCCTACCGCCCGCCGTCATTGGCGCTGGCTGGGCGCGGGTTGCCTGGCAGGTGGCATTTGGTCGACGCACTTCATCAGCATGCTGGCCTTCCAGGCGCCTATCGCCATTCATTATGAATTGCTCATGACGTTCGCTTCGCTGGTGATCGCCTTGATCGCTTCGCTGTTCGCCATGCAAACCCTCAGTCATACCCATCTGCGTTTCCATCAATACCTGCTGGCGTCGGTGTGGATGGGCATCGGTATCGCGTTGATGCATTACGTCGGCATGTCGGCCATGCGCTCCCAGGCCGATGTGTACTTCGGGACAGACCTGTTCCTGGCCTCCGTGGCCATTGCCATCGGCGCCAGCCTGGCCGCGCTGTTGCTGTCGAGCTACCTGCGCACCGGCTCCGGCGTGTTCCATCAGTTGCTCAAATACGCCGCCAGCCTGGTGCTGGGTGCCGGCATCCTGAGCATGCACTTCACCGGCATGGCCGCCATGCAAATGCTGGTGCCGACTGGGGCCGACCTTTCGTTACCGCTGGACAACAACCCGATTCAACTGGGCCTGTCGGTGGCCGTGATCACCCTGCTGGTGATCGGCAGCAGCGTCAGCGCTGCCCTCGCCGACAAAAAACTGCAGCACAAGGAGCGCGACCTGCGCCGGGTCAATGCCCTGCTCAGCGAGCTGGACCAAGCCCGCGCCTCGCTGCAGCAAGTGGCGCACTTCGATGCGCTGACCAGCCTGCTCAACCGTCGTGGTTTCAACCAGATCTTTGCAGAAAAAGTCGCGGAAAAAACCGCCAGTAACGGCATGATGGCGGTGATCTTCCTTGATATCGACCACTTCAAGCGCATCAATGACAGCCTCGGCCACGATGCCGGCGACCAACTGCTCACCGTGCTGGCCGGGCATATCAAGGGGTCGGTACGCAGCCATGAAGATGTGGTCGCGCGGTTTGGCGGCGACGAGTTCTGCATCCTGATCAATATTCACCATCGCGACGAAGCGCGGCACCTGGCCCAGCGCATCATGCAAAAAATGAAAGAACCGATCGAACTGGCCGGGCGGCGCATGGTGATGACCACCAGCATCGGCATCAGCCTGTTCCCCGATGACGGGCTGACCTGCGAAGAGTTGCTTAAAACCGCTGACCTGGCGCTGTACCAGTCCAAGGATGCCGGTCGCAACAGCCTGAACTTCTTCAGCTCCAACCTTAAAACCCGCGCCTTCCTTGAGCTGCAACTGGAAGAGGAGTTGCGCGCCGCGCTGCGCGGCCGCAATGAATTGGTGCTGTTCTACCAGCCTATCTTCGACATGAAACTGGGTAAGGTCACTCGCCTGGAAGCGCTGGTGCGCTGGCAGCATCCGCAACACGGGCTGCTGGCGCCGGACCGGTTTATCGGCATCGCTGAAAACAACGGTTTGATTGCCGAACTCGACCACTGGGTATTGCGTCAGGCCTGTCACGATTTGAGCCTGCTGTCTGACCGCGGTTACACCGAGTTGACCATGGCCGTGAACTGCTCGGCCTTGAACCTGGCCCGTGACGAACTGGCCGATGAGATCGAGGCCGCCCTGCGTTTTGCCGGGATCACCGCCAGCCGCCTGGAACTGGAAGTCACCGAAAACGCGCTGATGGGCAATATCAGCAGCACCCTGGCGCTGTTGCGCCAGATCCGCGCCTTGGGCGTTTCGCTGGCCATTGATGATTTCGGCACCGGGTATTCATCCCTGGCCTACCTCAAGCGCCTGCCGCTCAATACCCTGAAGATCGACCGGTCGTTTATCCAGGACATCCCCAAGTCCACCGCCGATGTCGAGATTGTGCAGGCGATCATCGGCATGGCCCACACCCTGCACTTGCAGGTGGTCACCGAAGGCGTGGAAACCCAGGCGCAATTTGAACTGCTGCTCAAGCACGGCTGCGACTATATCCAGGGTTACTTGCTCAGCCCGGCTGTGCCCTTGAGCGATGTGGTGGGTGTGATCCAGGGCATCCAGATGCGTAACCCGCTTTACCCATTCAGCGTCGAGGGCAATAAAGAGGCCCTCGCGCCGAAAGACACCGGCGCAGGCCGTATCGGGCCGCCGTCCATTGTCAGGCCAATTCGCTGA
- a CDS encoding YkgJ family cysteine cluster protein: MSEASPCLSCGACCSHFRVSFFWGECASSGGTVPDDLVVQINPTRVAMIGTDQKPARCCSLEGEVGKGTRCTIYEQRSSPCREFDASWSQGEQNVDCDKARAAFGLPPLEAPFELDLPISA, translated from the coding sequence ATGTCCGAAGCCAGTCCGTGTCTGAGTTGCGGTGCCTGCTGTTCACACTTTCGCGTGTCTTTCTTCTGGGGCGAGTGCGCCTCATCGGGCGGCACGGTGCCCGATGACCTGGTGGTGCAGATCAACCCCACACGCGTAGCGATGATCGGTACCGACCAGAAACCCGCCAGGTGTTGCAGCCTTGAGGGTGAGGTCGGCAAGGGCACCCGTTGCACCATCTATGAACAACGCTCAAGCCCCTGCCGGGAGTTCGACGCGTCATGGAGCCAGGGCGAGCAGAACGTCGACTGCGACAAGGCGCGCGCGGCCTTCGGCCTGCCGCCGTTAGAGGCACCTTTCGAATTGGACCTGCCGATCAGCGCTTAG
- a CDS encoding branched-chain amino acid ABC transporter substrate-binding protein produces MNKATKQISKLFAAMVLAGVAGHSFAADTIKIGIAGPKTGPVTQYGDMQFMGAKQAIADINAKGGVDGKMLEAKEYDDACDPKQAVAVANKVVNDGVKYVVGHLCSSSTQPASDIYEDEGVIMITPAATSPEITSRGYKLVFRTIGLDSAQGPAAGNYIADHVKPKVVAVIHDKQQYGEGIATAVKQTLEKKGVKVALFEGINAGDKDFGSLIQKLKQANVDFVYYGGYHPELGLILRQAKEKGVNAKFMGPEGVGNDSISQIAQGASEGLLVTLPKSFDTDPANKAIVEEFTKNKQDPTGPFVFPAYSAVEVIAGGITAAKSEDTAKVAAAIHAGTFKTPTGDLSFDAKGDLKDFKFVVYEWHFGKPKTEVSPQ; encoded by the coding sequence ATGAATAAGGCTACTAAGCAGATTTCCAAACTGTTTGCCGCTATGGTCCTGGCTGGGGTTGCCGGCCATTCGTTCGCAGCCGACACCATCAAGATCGGTATCGCTGGCCCTAAAACAGGTCCAGTGACGCAATACGGCGACATGCAATTCATGGGTGCCAAGCAAGCAATCGCTGACATCAACGCCAAAGGCGGTGTCGACGGCAAAATGCTTGAAGCGAAAGAGTACGACGATGCGTGCGATCCAAAACAAGCCGTTGCCGTAGCGAACAAAGTGGTCAACGACGGCGTCAAGTACGTAGTCGGTCACCTCTGCTCCAGCTCCACTCAGCCCGCGTCCGATATCTATGAAGACGAAGGCGTGATCATGATCACCCCGGCGGCTACCAGCCCGGAAATCACTTCCCGTGGCTATAAGCTGGTGTTCCGCACCATCGGCCTGGACAGCGCTCAAGGCCCAGCGGCCGGCAACTACATCGCCGACCACGTGAAGCCGAAAGTCGTCGCTGTTATCCACGACAAGCAGCAGTACGGTGAAGGCATCGCCACCGCCGTTAAACAGACCCTCGAGAAGAAAGGCGTGAAAGTCGCCCTGTTCGAAGGCATCAACGCAGGCGACAAAGACTTCGGCTCGCTGATCCAGAAGCTCAAGCAAGCCAACGTCGACTTCGTCTACTACGGCGGCTACCACCCAGAGCTGGGCCTGATCCTGCGCCAGGCCAAGGAAAAAGGGGTGAACGCCAAGTTCATGGGCCCAGAAGGTGTGGGTAACGACTCCATCTCGCAAATCGCCCAGGGCGCTTCCGAAGGCCTGCTGGTTACCCTGCCGAAATCCTTCGACACCGACCCGGCCAACAAGGCCATCGTTGAAGAGTTCACCAAGAACAAGCAGGACCCAACCGGTCCGTTCGTGTTCCCGGCGTACTCGGCCGTTGAAGTGATCGCCGGCGGTATCACTGCCGCGAAGAGCGAAGACACCGCCAAAGTGGCTGCTGCCATCCACGCCGGCACCTTCAAGACCCCAACTGGCGACCTGAGCTTCGACGCCAAGGGCGACCTGAAGGACTTCAAATTCGTGGTCTACGAATGGCACTTCGGTAAACCAAAAACCGAAGTTTCCCCTCAGTAA
- a CDS encoding DUF2288 domain-containing protein codes for MTQEPSTLYAKLLGETAEISWKELEPFFAKGALLWVDAGLDLIEAAEGMAEDNRDKVAGWLAAGSLGEVSATRALDLVERDPSLWAVVVSPWILIQERAAQERLAL; via the coding sequence ATGACGCAAGAACCTAGCACCCTCTATGCCAAGCTGCTCGGTGAAACCGCCGAAATTTCCTGGAAGGAGCTTGAACCGTTCTTTGCCAAGGGTGCCCTATTGTGGGTCGACGCCGGCCTGGATTTGATCGAAGCGGCCGAAGGAATGGCCGAGGATAACCGCGACAAAGTCGCTGGGTGGCTGGCCGCAGGGAGCCTTGGCGAAGTGTCTGCGACGCGGGCGTTGGACCTGGTTGAGCGCGATCCGAGCCTGTGGGCGGTGGTGGTTTCGCCGTGGATTCTGATCCAGGAAAGGGCGGCGCAAGAAAGGCTTGCACTATAA
- the livH gene encoding high-affinity branched-chain amino acid ABC transporter permease LivH — MPEIYHFFQTLVNGMTVGSTYALIAIGYTMVYGIIGMINFAHGEVYMIGSYVAFIALAGLAMLGIHSLPLLMTAAFLASIVVTSAYGYSIERVAYRPLRGSNRLIPLISAIGMSIFLQNTVLLSQDSKDKSIPNLIPGSFSFGPGGAQEVLISYMQVLVFVVTLVAMLGLTLFISRSRLGRACRACAEDIKMANLLGINTNNIIALTFVIGAALAAVAAVLLSMQYGVINPNAGFLVGLKAFTAAVLGGIGSIPGAMLGGLVLGVAEAFGADVFGDQYKDVVAFGLLVLVLLFRPTGILGRPEVEKV; from the coding sequence ATGCCTGAGATCTATCATTTTTTCCAAACGCTGGTTAACGGCATGACCGTTGGCAGCACCTATGCCTTGATAGCCATTGGCTACACAATGGTTTACGGCATCATTGGAATGATCAACTTCGCCCATGGCGAGGTGTACATGATTGGTTCCTACGTGGCCTTCATCGCCCTTGCCGGGCTGGCCATGCTGGGTATCCACTCCCTGCCGCTGTTGATGACCGCTGCGTTCCTTGCATCGATCGTCGTGACCAGTGCCTATGGCTACAGTATCGAGCGCGTCGCCTACCGCCCCTTGCGTGGCAGCAACCGTTTGATCCCGCTGATTTCCGCCATCGGCATGTCGATTTTCCTGCAGAACACCGTATTGCTGTCCCAGGACTCCAAGGACAAGTCCATTCCCAACCTGATCCCGGGGAGCTTCTCCTTCGGCCCAGGTGGTGCACAAGAAGTGCTGATTTCGTACATGCAGGTGCTGGTTTTCGTCGTCACCCTGGTGGCGATGCTCGGCCTGACCCTGTTCATTTCCCGCTCCCGTCTGGGGCGCGCCTGCCGGGCCTGCGCCGAAGACATCAAGATGGCCAACCTGTTGGGCATCAACACCAACAACATCATCGCCCTGACCTTCGTGATCGGTGCTGCACTGGCGGCCGTTGCGGCGGTGCTGCTGAGCATGCAGTACGGCGTGATCAACCCCAACGCCGGTTTCCTGGTAGGGCTCAAGGCCTTTACTGCGGCGGTCTTGGGCGGCATCGGCAGTATTCCGGGCGCGATGCTCGGCGGGCTGGTGCTGGGTGTGGCTGAAGCCTTTGGCGCCGACGTGTTCGGCGACCAGTACAAGGACGTCGTGGCGTTCGGCCTGTTGGTTCTGGTGCTGTTGTTCCGTCCGACCGGCATTTTGGGCCGTCCGGAGGTTGAGAAAGTATGA
- a CDS encoding aspartate-semialdehyde dehydrogenase, with amino-acid sequence MLPPILPLSVVPVTSQLDPVRQKPDIPPVVPVQPGSNESTIDLKKGDAEQSTFLLREEQRRQQEQQKRRREADEDPDAHLAIPGDELNADNTVPVAPLIEDAPRQGLWVDVEV; translated from the coding sequence ATGCTGCCACCCATACTGCCCCTGAGTGTTGTGCCGGTTACGTCACAGCTTGATCCGGTGCGCCAGAAGCCGGATATCCCGCCCGTGGTGCCTGTTCAGCCGGGCTCCAACGAAAGCACTATCGACCTGAAAAAGGGCGATGCCGAGCAGTCGACTTTTTTACTGCGTGAAGAACAACGCCGTCAGCAAGAGCAGCAGAAACGCCGGCGCGAAGCGGATGAAGACCCTGACGCGCACCTGGCGATCCCCGGCGATGAGCTCAACGCCGACAACACGGTGCCGGTGGCGCCGCTGATCGAAGACGCGCCGCGCCAGGGTTTGTGGGTGGACGTCGAGGTTTAA
- a CDS encoding MFS transporter, translated as MQNSTQAANAWRILFLLFLANLFNFFDRTIPAIIIEPIRMEWQLSDFQLGIIGTAFTIVYAIAGLPLGRLADTGSRSKLMGWGLFAWSGLTAVNGMVGSFWTFLLVRMGIGIGEASYAPAANSLIGDLFPAHRRARAMGIFMLGLPLGLLLAFFTIGAMVKAFDSWRAPFFIAAVPGLILAIFMFYVKEPKRGAAETVQVSQERVDRPIRRVLAVPTFLWLVLAGLCFNFATYACNSFLVPMLQRYFLMPLQDAAVATGVIVGITGLVGLTLGGWIADKIHQRVANGRLLFAACSLIISTITTAWALHAGRIEIGVFVALFSVGWLFAYNFYTCVYTAIQDVVEPRLRATAMALFFAGLYLLGGGMGPVVVGGLSDHFAHSAMYADGAAQMTEAYKAVGLHDAMYLIPVALFLTMLFLFQASRSFVRDAKKMKDGLGAVEVPAAAAVA; from the coding sequence ATGCAGAACTCGACCCAAGCGGCGAATGCCTGGCGCATTCTGTTCCTGCTGTTCCTCGCCAACCTGTTCAATTTCTTCGACCGCACCATTCCCGCCATCATCATCGAGCCAATCCGCATGGAATGGCAATTGAGCGACTTCCAGCTCGGCATCATCGGCACCGCCTTTACTATCGTCTACGCCATCGCCGGCCTGCCGCTCGGGCGCCTGGCCGACACCGGTTCACGCAGCAAACTGATGGGTTGGGGCCTGTTCGCCTGGAGCGGGCTGACGGCGGTCAACGGCATGGTCGGCAGCTTCTGGACCTTTTTGCTGGTGCGCATGGGCATTGGCATCGGCGAGGCCAGCTATGCGCCAGCGGCCAATTCGCTGATCGGCGACTTGTTTCCCGCGCACCGCCGCGCGCGGGCCATGGGCATCTTCATGCTGGGCCTGCCGTTGGGCCTGCTGCTGGCGTTTTTCACCATTGGCGCAATGGTCAAGGCGTTTGACAGCTGGCGAGCACCGTTCTTTATCGCCGCCGTGCCGGGGCTGATCCTCGCGATCTTCATGTTCTATGTCAAGGAACCCAAGCGCGGCGCGGCGGAAACCGTGCAAGTCTCCCAAGAGCGCGTCGATCGCCCGATTCGTCGCGTTCTGGCGGTGCCGACCTTCCTGTGGCTGGTGCTGGCCGGGTTGTGCTTTAACTTCGCCACTTATGCGTGCAACTCGTTCCTGGTGCCGATGTTGCAGCGCTACTTCCTGATGCCGTTGCAGGACGCGGCGGTGGCCACCGGCGTGATCGTCGGCATCACCGGGCTGGTGGGCCTGACCCTGGGCGGCTGGATTGCCGACAAGATCCATCAGCGGGTCGCCAACGGCCGGCTGCTGTTTGCCGCGTGCAGCTTGATTATCTCGACCATCACCACTGCCTGGGCCTTGCATGCCGGGCGCATTGAGATTGGCGTGTTTGTGGCGCTGTTCAGTGTGGGCTGGTTGTTCGCCTATAACTTCTACACCTGCGTGTACACGGCGATTCAGGACGTGGTTGAGCCACGCCTGCGCGCCACGGCGATGGCGTTGTTTTTTGCCGGCTTGTACTTGCTCGGCGGTGGCATGGGGCCAGTGGTGGTGGGCGGCCTGTCTGACCATTTTGCCCATTCGGCGATGTACGCCGATGGCGCTGCGCAGATGACCGAGGCGTACAAAGCGGTGGGCTTGCACGACGCCATGTACCTGATTCCAGTGGCGCTGTTTTTGACCATGCTGTTTCTGTTCCAGGCCTCGCGCAGTTTTGTGCGCGATGCCAAGAAGATGAAGGATGGGTTGGGGGCGGTGGAGGTGCCTGCTGCTGCCGCTGTAGCTTGA